The following proteins are co-located in the Podarcis raffonei isolate rPodRaf1 chromosome 5, rPodRaf1.pri, whole genome shotgun sequence genome:
- the SLC18A3 gene encoding vesicular acetylcholine transporter — MEEEASAPSGPRSAVEKLSEAVGQRTKALSSALHEANRQRRLLLVIVCVALLLDNMLYMVIVPIVPDFVAALNVAEERQQGAQQQQQQQQQAPAPATAASNISTTGGGLGWSLNSTRPMLRPRYPADSDDIRIGVLFASKAILQLLVNPLSGTFIDRVGYAIPLLIGLGVMFLSTIIFAFAENYGTLFAARSLQGLGSAFADTSGIALIADKYTEESERNRALGIALAFISFGSLVAPPFGGILYYFAGKRVPFLVLAFISLLDGLLLLLAIKPFSDRSRDNMPVGTPIYKLMIDPYIMVVAGALTTCNIPLAFLEPTISNWMKKTMDANEWEMGLTWLPAFIPHVLGVYVTVKLADKYPHLQWFYGALGLATIGASSCMVPACRNFWQLTVPLCGICFGIALVDTALLPTLAFLVDVRYVSVYGSVYAIADISYSVAYALGPIVAGEIVHSFGFVQLNLGMGLANVLYAPILLALKNICQMKPSHSERNILLEEGPKGLYDTIKMEERKGKGKHLHPVGGAEENSVDSFHRDFRGASEEDSSDYDYT, encoded by the coding sequence ATGGAAGAGGAGGCCTCCGCCCCGTCGGGGCCCCGCTCGGCGGTGGAGAAACTGTCGGAGGCGGTGGGCCAGCGCACGAAAGCCCTGAGCAGCGCCCTGCATGAGGCCAACCGCCAGCGGCGCCTCCTGCTGGTCATCGTGTGCGTGGCGCTGCTGCTGGACAACATGCTGTACATGGTGATCGTGCCCATCGTCCCGGACTTCGTGGCCGCCCTCAACGTCGCCGAGGAACGCCAGCAgggagcgcagcagcagcagcagcagcagcaacaggcgcCCGCCCCGGCCACCGCCGCCTCCAACATCTCCACGACAGGTGGTGGCCTGGGCTGGTCCCTCAACAGCACCCGGCCCATGCTGAGGCCTCGCTACCCGGCCGACAGCGACGACATCCGGATCGGGGTGCTGTTCGCCTCCAAGGCCATCTTGCAGCTGCTGGTCAACCCGCTGAGCGGCACGTTCATCGACCGCGTGGGCTACGCCATCCCTCTGCTCATCGGCCTGGGCGTCATGTTCCTGTCCACCATCATCTTCGCCTTCGCCGAGAACTACGGCACCCTGTTCGCGGCGCGCAGCCTGCAGGGCCTGGGCTCGGCGTTTGCCGACACGTCGGGGATCGCGCTAATCGCCGACAAGTACACGGAGGAGTCGGAGCGCAACCGCGCGCTGGGCATCGCGCTCGCCTTCATCTCCTTCGGCAGCCTGGTGGCGCCCCCTTTCGGAGGCATCCTGTACTACTTCGCGGGCAAGAGGGTGCCCTTCCTGGTCCTGGCCTTCATCTCGCTCCTGGACGGCCTGCTCCTCCTGTTGGCCATCAAGCCTTTCAGTGACAGGTCTCGGGACAACATGCCCGTGGGCACCCCCATCTACAAACTCATGATAGACCCCTACATCATGGTGGTAGCCGGGGCCCTCACCACGTGCAACATCCCCTTGGCTTTCCTGGAGCCCACCATCTCCAACTGGATGAAGAAGACCATGGACGCCAACGAGTGGGAGATGGGCCTCACCTGGCTGCCGGCCTTCATCCCCCACGTGCTGGGCGTCTATGTCACCGTCAAGCTGGCAGACAAGTACCCCCACCTCCAGTGGTTCTATGGGGCGCTGGGCCTGGCCACCATAGGGGCCTCCTCCTGCATGGTGCCCGCCTGCCGGAACTTCTGGCAGCTCACCGTCCCTCTGTGTGGCATCTGCTTTGGCATTGCCCTGGTGGACACCGCCCTGCTTCCCACCCTCGCCTTCCTGGTTGACGTCCGCTACGTGTCGGTCTATGGCAGCGTCTATGCCATCGCCGACATCTCCTACTCGGTGGCATACGCCCTGGGGCCTATTGTGGCCGGGGAGATCGTCCACTCCTTTGGCTTTGTGCAACTCAACCTGGGCATGGGCCTGGCCAACGTGCTTTACGCCCCCATCCTCCTGGCCCTCAAAAACATTTGCCAGATGAAGCCCTCGCACTCGGAGAGGAACATTCTCCTGGAGGAGGGGCCCAAGGGACTCTACGACACTATTAAGATGGAAGAACGCAAAGGCAAGGGCAAACACCTCCACCCGGTAGGGGGCGCTGAAGAGAATAGCGTAGACTCTTTCCATAGAGACTTCAGAGGGGCGTCTGAAGAGGACTCTTCAGACTATGACTATACTTAG